The segment CTCTACTAATTGGAATTGTAGGCATGTTTAAGAAACACATTTCTTTTGAAGATTATTTAACATGATCTTATCAGATTTTGTGTCTTTACAAATTAAAGATTGTATGGAAAATATATGAATTGAAGGGATTCTATAAGCAAACTTCTAAACAGATTGTGCTGTGTCAAAGCCTAATATGATAGGACTTGTTTAGTTTATTCTTTGACTCTTTTAAGTGCTCAATTCAATGAAATATTAACTGCAACATACCCAAAGAATGCTGTAGTCTATCAATCTCCATTCTCTTATTCTGCGAGATAGCAAAGGTTTTTTTGTCCCTCTTCTATATGACTAATGAGATTGTAAGTTGTCCATTGGCCGTGATCTAGTATATATGGTACATGGCCATGATAAAACCAAGGTTCATACCCGAGCCAGTATTGATCACTTGTGTGTGCTGGAGAATTTGAGTATTTGATCAAAGAAGTTCAAGGAATAAATAAGATTTGAAGTGAATTGGTACCCCCTTAGTATAATCAAAGAACACTTATTTCAAGTAAAAGAATTAGAGTTTTGTTCAGGTTTTCCTGAACAGGCACATGCTTCATGAGGTTTGCCATTTGATGTGTGGCATGCAGGTACCACCAAGTCGTTCTTCATACAACAATCTTATAAATGCTTGTGGTGCTTGTGGGTGGTGGGAGGAAGCTTTGAAGGTGTGTAGACGAATGACAGAAAATGGAGTAGGTCCTGATTTAGTCACTCACAATATCATCTTGTCTGCTTTTAAAAATGGAGCCCAATATGGAAAAGCATTGTCTTACTTTGAGCTTATGAGAAAAAAGAGGGTTAAACCAGATACAATCACTTTCAATATCATCATCAGTTGCCTAGTCAAGATGGAACAGTATGATAAGGCTGTTGAAACATTCTATTTAATGAGGAGGACAAACACAATTGATTGTAAGCCAGACACTGTGACGTTCAGCACCATCATGCATGCCTATGCTGCCTGTGGGCAGATTGCAAATGTCCAGGCAACATTTGAAATGATGATTGGAGAGGGTATACATgcaaatgttgtttgctataataTACTGATAGGTGCATATGCTTCTCTGGGACTGTCTGAGAATGCCTTAGAAACATTCAATTTGCTTGGGAAAAAAGGTTTTCGGCCAGATATTGTGTCATATACATCTCTACTTAATGCTTATGGAAAGTCTGGACAACCACACAAGGCTAGAGAAGTCTTTGACTCAATGAATAGCATTTCATTAAAACAGAATATAGTGACTTATAATGCCTTGATCAATGCATATGGCACTGCAGGATGCTGGGAAGAAGCCTTGAAACTGCTGCAGCTAATGGAATGTGCTGGAATTCAGCCAAATGTTGTTACGATATGCACTCTCTTGGCAGCCTGTGGCCATTGTAATCAACTTGAAAAGACCAATTCAATTATTTCTCTGGCAGTTTCTCAGGGCATTCAACTCAATACTAATGCATATAATACAGCCATAGCAAACTTTATGAATGCAGGAATGTATGACAGGGCATTATGCATACATAAGAATATGAAAGGAAAGGGGATAAAACCAGATGCTATTACTTTTAGCATCCTGATTAATGGTGCCTCTAAATTAAAAGGTCACATTGAAGCAAAGAAACACTTTGATGAGATGCTAGACATGGAAATTGGGATAACTGTAGAAGCATGTACAGCCTTTATTGATGCATATGTTAAACAGGTGTTTTACCGTTTttactcttttttttcttttaacaAATTTTTAGTTTCTTCATATCAGTTTGGATACCATGTATTCTGCTAGGAGATGACTTTGTATCGAGTGCAGGGTCTACTAAATGAAGCTGAAATGATATTCAGTAAGATGAAGACATTTGGTTGCTTGCCTAATGTTGTTACGTATACCATTTTAATCCACGCCTATGGAATGCTAGGTATGACAGTGTTACATCTCTAGCCTGGCAGTGTTCCTTCGTATTTGAGCAACACTATTTTACGCCTTTCTGAAGTTGTTCCTAATGCAGGAATGTGGGAGAAAGCTTATTCCTTGTTTGAAGAGATGGAAATGAATAATATTGGAGTGGACAACATTGTATACTCAACACTGATGTCAGTGTTGAACAAGGGAGGCCAACATGAAAGAGTACTTTATTTTGCAGAAAGAATGAGGGAGAAAGGAGTGACTTTCAGTGAGGCAACCTACTTCGAAATTGTATCAGCTTGCAGCAAGTAAGTTCTCAGTGATATTCATCTTGTGACATTTTTATAGattgacaaaaaaaaaagaaatgaaaatggaAGGGGGCAAATGTTCTGTAATGAGCATAGAAAATTCTGTTCTCAATTGACTAAAACAGATCTAAACATTCTAAAAACTGATTAATCTGATATGTATTTCTGTTTACTAACAGCTTCACTTGCAGAGAGTCTCAAGTACAGGATTTTGAAGCTTACTAATTACTAGACTTTGTGACAGCATTGTATAAACGTTGAAATTGTGCAAATAAATAAACTGAAATTGCTGGTTCAGGTATGGGTTTGGGGTTTAGGTATGGTGGCTCTCTAGTTTGTTTTTTAAAACTTGGGTACGCCCATACAAAGAATATATATAGTattgaaatttgaaatataaattttaacCATATTATGCACAAAATAAACAATGTTAACCACAAAACTTGAAAGCTATACTGATACGTGGTAATTCGATGCCAAATGATGAAAGATAAATCAATTCTTTTGAATGTTTATAGCCCGTGTTCAAATAGattgtcataaccccacatttttGTAATTATTCAATAAAAGATAACATTTATATCTCccattatttaaaaaaaagaaatgactccttgttttatttttaatatatattgatcatattttttaaattattaatgttaACTGTTAAATGAACTTTATATtgatacataatataatataacattaaattTATCATACAATGCAATATTgatatacaatataaattattatatcgatacataatataacattatatttatcatataatatattataaaataaacataaaaagGCACGAAGGAAAAGAGAGAGCGATAAAGGAAAGGCAGGAGACACAGGTAAGTCACTTACCGCACTTATTTAGATCTGCAGTAATATTTTCATATATCAATGGGGTTACATGCTTATAAATAGATAAGTATTTATTTCATAGATGCATAAATTTATGTAGCTGTTAAttcaatataattatatatactTAGATATGGCTAAAATACATTTTTTACATAAATGGAAATTATATAATGAAAaccaatataatatatatatatatatatatatatatatatatatatatatatatatatatatatatatatatatatatatatatatatatatatatatatatatatgggtatacaaTATGAATACATCTACATGTGCTAAATTAATTAAGCAGATTACATCTATAATTTGAAGAATAAATAGCATTATTCAATTAAGGACTAGTAGGAATGAACTAAGATATTACCAAGGTGATGAATAAGGCAATTGCATATCCAAACCTAGTGAGATAGATGAGGAATTAAgcaacagggatagcaggaactaggcctctgtcaggtaggccacccactgcagttgactAAGGGTCTACTGacagttgggccaagggggagtgtaccgcccttgggcctgataagcgctacgggcatcctatggTAGCTAGTCCTCTCGATTTCATTAGGAACCAAATATGGGAATTGACTTATTGATCACAAATGACCTTAAAGTGAATTTGGCTAATTACACTCTAGATAAATTATTCATACCCAAGAATCAACCGTTGAAATTCATTGTTTATATGTTTCTTTAGATTGCggagttggggacattacaattggtatcagagcctgattctGCCATCCTGTTAAGGGTTGTTAATGCAAACTTATCAAAGGAGAACCAGAGGAAGTAGTAACCACATGGGTGAACCATTGGAAAATGAACTTAGAACATTCATGGAAAACAATGATAGAAAAACTAAAGCTCTAATAgagcaaaatgaaaaaacaagtcAGGCTTTGCTTCAAGCCTTACAAGATATGAATACCACCATGAATACTCTTAGGAATCATTCCAATGGTAGAGAAGAAAACTCAAATCATTCTGAAAACACTCATAATACATCCTCTAGCTCCAGGATCCAAAAACCCAATTTCCTACCTAGAGAGGAAAATAATAAGGAAGAAACAAATAACTCCTCCATGAATAACACAGAAGACATGGCCGTGGCCTACGCTGGATTAGGGCCAGAAGTAAGAGAGGTTGTATCTTTTAGGGAAttttgtgaagcaaagaaaaaTGAAACCCCTAGGAGAAAACCATTCAGCAGGGATCTAAAACACAAAGTTAATAAACTATCAAAACCTAACTTTGATGGCTCCGGAAAAATATCAGCCCAAGCATGGATCCAAAAACTTAATACATATTTAAATCTCAGCCCCATGACAGAAGACGATGCAGTCCAATTTGCCATTTTACACCTAGAAGGTTTAGCACATGAATGGTGGTATCATGGCACCCTCACACAAGGTCATGATGGTATAACAACATACGACGAGTTCACTCAGAAACTCATTAAGAGATTTGAGAGGAAACACCCACAAAAAGATTTCAAAGAATTAACTCTCTTAAGACAAAGGGGAACAGTGGAAGAATACATCactgaatttcaaaaaatttccgtAAGGGTCTCAGGAGTGGATGAGGACAGGCTCACCTATCTTTTTGTGGAGGGACTCAAAGACTCCATTAAAGGATTGATGAGAGCATTGAAACCCCCTACCCTAGACGATGCCATAGATAAAGCTTTGGGCCTGGAAGACACTTCAACTTGGGAGAAACCATCCAAAACATTCACTAAAAATATGCATACTAAAGAATGGCCTAGGAAGGGAAACACCTCTAAAGAAAAAGAACAACGTAAGAGAAAGAACGTATGTTACCATTGTCATGAGAAATGGGAACGTGGTCACACTTGCaaagaaggaaatgaaagagaTATGCTTAGAAGAAAAAATCTGTGTTTTAAGTGCAAAGAAAAGTGGCAACCGGGTCACATATGTGGGAGGAAGAGCCAAGCACACAACTTGGAAGCTTTATCTagcgatgaagaagaagaactcaaTGAACCCCCAAGCAAAAGGAAAAAACTTACCGAAGATGTGCAAGTATCATTAGCAGCAATTTCCGTAGCCTCAAAACACCATCCCTTTAGAATCAAAAGTATGATCAAAGGGTAGAGAGTAATTGCACTACTGGATAGCGGGGCTACCCACAACTTTATTGATAAAAGCTTGGTTAAGAGATTGAaactgacaacacaagagtttaagGGTTTCCAAGTAGCCCTTGCCGATGGATCCACTTCCTCATGTAACAAAAAAATCCTTCAATTAAGCATAACATTAGGGAAATACCCTACCAAAGAAGATTTCTATGTGGTCGAGTTAGGGGATTCAGATGTAATCCTAGGAATTCCTTGGGAAGATTCTATCTCGATCACCCCAAATTGGAACTATGTTTCACTCAAAATGGACAGGAAGTACTAATCAAAGGGTTGCATGATGGCACAACCAGAATGGTAACCTCCAAAAGAATGGAAAGGATTTTTAGACGTAGTCAAGGAGAGTGGGCTGCCCAATGCATGGTACTAGACCAAAATTCAAACCAAGGGGAAAACATTCATGTTGATATTAAACCCATTATTAGAAAACATAAAAGGGTGTTTGAAGACATCCCAAAAGGACTGCCACCCAAGAGAGGGTTTGAACACACTATTGAACTTGAAGAAGGTGCAAAACCAGTAATCTCCACCCCTTATTGCCATCCAAGGGgctataaggaagaaattgagaaagctatCAAAGAGCTTCTAGAAATGGGGCACATTCAACCTAGCTCCAGTCCTTTGGCCTGCTTCGTTGTACTggtaaaaaagaaggatgggaccatgcggatgtgcattgattatagagcACTCAATAAGAAGACTATAAAAAACCGATACCCCATCCCTAGGGTGGACGAACTTATAGATGAATTACATGGAGCAGTATACTTCTCAGAAATAGATTTGAGATCGGGATACCATCAAATAAGATTGAGGAAGGAAGATGTTCCCAAAACAGCTTTCCGATACCattatggccactttgagtttttgGTCCTTCCATTTGGCCTTACAAATGCCTCTGCCaccttccagtcatgcatgaaccacatcttcaggGGACAGTTAAGGAAGTTCCtgttagtattttttgatgatatattgatttacagcaAAACTTGGGAAGCACACTTGAGACATATAGATGAAATATTGGGCCTACTTGAACAACATTCTCTTTTTGCCAAaatgtcaaaatgtgagtttgggatggaagaaATTTTGTATCTTGGTCATAAGATCAGCACCCATGGAGTTAAggtggatgaagaaaaaattgaagccaTCAAAAACTGGCCAAAGCCCCGAACCCTCAGTCATCTCAGAGGTTTCCTAGGTTTATGTAGTTAGTATAGAagatttgttaaaggattttcGAGTTAACTTCTCCCTTAACCAATTTAACTAAGAAGGGAGCATTTTTATGGTTAGATGAAGCCCAATCCGCATTTGAAAAGCTTAAAGAGGTGATGAGTTCTTGCCCCGTCTTAGCAATTCCGGACTTTTCAGCACCTTTCGAGCTTTATTGTGATGCCTTAGGAGAAGGCATCAGAGCTGTCTTAATGCAGAAGAAACATCCCATAGCTTTTGAAAGCAGGAAACTTAGAGACATAGAAAGGACCTATTCAGTTTATGATAAAGAAATGCTAGCTATTATGCATGCATTAgagaagttcaaacaatacttAATCTGTGGGAAGTTTATAGTTAAAACTGATCATAACAACTTAAAGTTTTTTCTCAATCAAAAAGATTTAAATgatagacaacagaaatgggtgagtaaactTCAAGCATATAATTTCGACATAGAATATATGAAAGGGAAGTATAATGTTGTGGCAGATGCCCTCTCAAGGAAGCCCTACTTGGGGTCTTTATCAGTCTTATCTACAGATTGGAAGGCAGCTCTAAGTACCgaatatgctaaagacaaattctCTAGCAACATTTTAGATGGAAAAGAAATAGATGAAAATTACTGGGTAATTGATGACCTCATCGTCTACAAAAACAGAATCTATATTCCATCCGGATCGAATATGAAAGTGGACATTATAAAGACTTATCATGACCTTCCTCTAGCAGGTCATCAAGGGTATTATAAGACCTACAAGCAGATCAGAGAAAGATTTTCATGGAAGGGGCTAAAGGAAGATGTACTGAGGCACACCCAAGAGTGCATGGTGtgtcaaagaaataaagaagaacACACTTTCCCTTCAGGATTACTCCAACCACTACCCATCCCAAATCAAAAGTGGGAgagtatatccatggacttcataacAGGACTCCCAAAGGTACAGAATAAAGATTGCATTTTTGTAGTAGTAGACAGATTAACAAAATATGCACATTTTATGGCCATTCCTTCAAGTTTCGGAGCATCACAAGTGGCGGACATCTTCTTTAAGGAAATCTTCAAGCTACACGGTTTACCTAGGAATATTGTGAGTGACAGAGATAGACGATTTCTTAGCATATTTTGGCAAGAACTATTCAAACTAGCAGGGACAAAGTTAACGCCAAGTACCAGTtatcatccacagactgatgggcaAACGGAAATCGTAAACAAATGGATAGAAGGTTATCTAAGGAACTATGTTTCAGGTCAGCAAAATGCTTGGGTAAAATGGCTTCATCTTGGAGAGTATTGTTACAACACGACCCATCATATGTCAATTAGAATGAGTCCCTTTAAAGCCCTCTACGGGTATGAAGCAACATCCTTTGGGGATCTCATCCGCTCAGAAAGTCATGTACCAGGTGCAAAAGATTTCCTCCAGCAAAACACGGATATCATGAATGCCCTTAAAGATAACCTTCACCAAGCACAAAATCAACAGAAACTGTATGCagacaaaaaaagaattgaaagatCTTTGGAAGTAGGAGACTTGGTATTTTTAAGGCTCCAGCCTTATAAGCAGTCATCCATTAAAATCAGTGGAGCTGAGAAATTGAAACCACGATTCTATGGTCCTTATAAAATTTTGAGAAAGATAGGAGAAGTGGCCTATGATTTGGACCTACCAGATCACAGTAaaatacacaatgtatttcatgtatctcgACTAAAAAAGGTTTTGGGTCTACACATTTCCCCTTGTACCGAGCTACCCCCAATTGATAATGAAGGGAAGTTGATTTTGGAGCCTGAGCTCATCCTTGACAAGCGAGAAAGAGGATTAAGAAGGAGGACCATAACGGAGTATTTAGTCAAATGGAAGAACCTTCCTAGGGAAGATGCCACATGGGAGAGAGATGAGACCATTAATCATCTTAATcccagattgcttgaggacaagcaattttgagtggggagggctgtcataaccccacatttttGTAATTATTCAATAAAAGATAACATTTATATCTCccattatttaaaaaaaagaaatgactccttgttttatttttaatatatattgatcatattttttaaattattaatgttaACTGTTAAATGAACTTTATATtgatacataatataatataacattaaattTATCATACAATGCAATATTgatatacaatataaattattatatcgatacataatataacattatatttatcatataatatattataaaataaacataaaaagGCACGAAGGAAAAGGGAGAGCGATAAAGGAAAGGCAGGAGACACAGGTAAGTCACTTACCGCACTTATTTAGATCTGCAGTAATATTTTCATATATCAATGGGGTTACATGCTTATAAATAGATAAGTATTTATTTCATAGATGCATAAATTTATGTAGCTGTTAAttcaatataattatatatactTAGATATGGCTAAAATACATTTTTTACATAAATGGAAATTATATAATGAAAaccaatataatatatatatatatatatatatatatatatatatatgggtatacaaTATGAATACATCTACATGTGCTAATTCAATTAAGCAGATTACATCTATAATTTGAAGAATAAATAGCATTATTCAATTAAGGACTAGTAGGAATGAACTAAGATATTACCAAGGTGATGAATAAGGCAATTGCATATCCAAACCTAGTGAGATAGATGAGGAATTAAgcaacagggatagcaggaactaggcctctgtcaggtaggccacccactgcagttgactAAGGGTCTACTGacagttgggccaagggggagtgtaccgcccttgggcctgataagcgctacgggcatcctatggTAGCTAGTCCTCTCGATTTCATTAGGAACCAAATATGGGAATTGACTTATTGATCACAAATGACCTTAAAGTGAATTTGGCTAATTACACTCTAGATAAATTATTCATACCCAAGAATCAATCGTTGAAATTCATTGTTTATATGTTTCTTTAGATTGCGgagttggggacattacatagaTTAATAGTTAGTGGTCAAACTACATATGCACATGGGaatttgttgacgtgtattttgtacacaatcaaacacagaataaaatacccaagggtaccttatcctctcttgaataaagcctctgaatgctgaagatatcgcaaaaaggatcaatcagggtgacttcaaggttcttcgttgtaggatctgtacgtgtggataagctctctgtggtatgatgtgattttgctggaatcacaaggggacttacacttgatgattgaacgtctgatttgctttgaatattgctggaacacaagattttactagctttgacttaaaaaaaagggaaaaaagacgagggcgaggaaaggatctaatcctaacactaagaatgtaggatcaatgaatgatctttgatgaaattctaactagatcttgttttgacatcccaggaccatctccacaaggttagtgcgatcttcgaaggaaagctttatgatgttcaaatcatcattgcaggcatagacaccattaggctgatgcatatcgatgaagaagcgacaattgaagttaagcttaagctgaatgattccagttgactacacaaggcaagtctgcaattaacaaactgctagtagtatggatgtacgaatttcaccatcaatcaaacacatttcttccactcatcttataacataaaatcaaacatgagaagtatagagaccatgcaaattgttgaatcgacccataaatttcaccatttcttcaatgaagtttcacAAGTCTTTTataacaacatcttggcaacaatctttgccttctctctctactctactctaattgctattctatcaactgctaatcaccttctaactactctctattcatttactcctttctaactgcttcctattgcctttacaaaatgaagagtaggggcttatatagtgcccttaatacaattcgatggctaagatcaatttgagatcaatggccaagattcaataatgaaaaccctaattagggtttgttacaaccattacataacatgtAATGCTTGATCAATGATAAAtatgtattaattggacacatgacctctctggaaaattcgaccaatagatagctggggtaggtagatcgaagtttgtgccaccttccatgagttaggtacattgaatctggacatgctgaggtggaccaatccgactggaggagtgaagtgatgactgggatgccacctcgtctgacacttggttgatatccaattcgatgatgttgagaagctagctttaattaactcttctgaaactatctgcttcttcaatgaacccttgctctgacttattttgtctttgatatgcaggatgattgatgtacctcgccttggaatactggactggaagaggtcgcccttatcttgatgatgctggatcgaagaaggtcgtccttgttgatgtttgatcgaagaaagccatccttgtcgatgctagactggaggaggtcgtccttgtccttgcttgatcttcttggaggagattgtccttgatctggcttgattttccaactccagGATCTCCAtgtgatgcctacacaaaatattaaagttagtcttttgagcatcaaaccttaaagcatgaaatttaagacctttcaaaggtaaaacttaagatattaatttgaaaaaagtcatgataaatcaagaattacacattttcaaattaataatgaatggaatttggatcttcaagacttagactttacaaaattgcaatgggatcacaataagtcttgaataagaacttcaaaaatgattcttcatacctcctctttGATTGCTTAACTACAAAACCTTGGCAAAAGATGAAAGAAAACCGGATTTTGATGGACAAGcttagattatagtcctcccttggatgaattatgcctcctctagcttggaaaagaataaactccactagcctcttcaaaaatctggaaattcgccttcaaataccttcaaaacatctggaaatTACCCTCCAATCTAGCTAGAAATtcacctctccaatagccttcaagatgaattttgccctccttagtctccacacttagtagaaatttgctccactccagctagatttcgcaccttcaattagctctccaaattcgcacttgaaaggatgattgaatgatttgaattgtgaataaGCACCTCTAATATATAGAGCGCTCgcccctttgctccctctaggccgacttggcaaaaagaggttaaaaataaataaatttccaaaaaagaGGGGGGGCGACTTGGCAAAATAAGTGAAAATAAGGCCTTACGCGctccacatttaattttaatttaataaaaattaattttaaatgccttcacaataaaagttcgattttttaaggcttaaaatcaatttattaaatgccaatgtgtcttttattaaatgccaatttaattttaatttttccaaatatttcgaatttagcaatttggcatctaatgcaatttggaggatATCAACGCTCAAATATGGTGAAAATAAAAAATGCTATCAACTTCGCCCTGTACCcttggcaagggtcaggagcgaactttcaatttaggccttgcattcctcatatTTCTTGTCCAAAACTTCATCCAGGCGTTAAAATGGCATTTTTAattggagtcttgagtttaatttcacttgatctctaggaggGAAGTGCATTAGGACCTTTTTCGCCCTGgatccttggagagggacaggagcgccttttcacttTTGCTCTTAATCTTTCATCCTTTAATTGCCAACTCTCATTGTGGGGTAAGTAATGATCTCTCTCATCCATTCCATACACGTTTAGCTTGCTTTTTGTAAGGCAAAATAGGTGTTTCAAAGATTTTCGCCTTGGGCCTCTAGTGAGGGACAGGGGCGACTTTTGTGTTTTAGCCTAGGATTATCAAgttttgaagtcaaatctttgttcacTATGCTCTAGAAGACCCTTTCCACccttgcacaaccttgccttagcgcaATTTTGGAGGGAAGTTATTGGTTTTGTAAAAAtcgccatggtccttcagtgagggacaggagcgcttttgagtcCTTTGCACAAATTCTTAGTCACTTCAACCTTCAAATTACCCCCAAGGTGTAGAACATCATTCTCCACTTCCttttgagtcttggaaacaaaaagTTATCTCGAAATGCAAGGAAAGTGGGCACACttagaaatttcgccctggacccttggagagggacaggagcgaatttgcaaattgtcatcaaaatttgtaatccttgcatctcaattccacttcaaggcattttaaacatcatttcaaacttgcaccttggcttagatttgtccaaacttggc is part of the Cryptomeria japonica chromosome 10, Sugi_1.0, whole genome shotgun sequence genome and harbors:
- the LOC131060739 gene encoding pentatricopeptide repeat-containing protein At2g41720 isoform X5 — encoded protein: MCTVIHHSNPILSLKELQGLAYPNGSSNKKQQKCLWSASLYSTNNNTVGDNKTNGRKKKKEWEESVKVVVVDYDQGKHETRSQVMGLGKEQVSKRYRNRLKEGLGQHDWTISQVVAEIMKLRPQEDVDHLLNHWAGRFHRKNFPILIEEICKMGELKHAVRVFNWMKNQRNYSARNDIYNMLIRLYARHNITDQARGLFFEMQKWRCKPDVETYNALISVHGRAGKWQWAMSIFDDMLRAAVPPSRSSYNNLINACGACGWWEEALKVCRRMTENGVGPDLVTHNIILSAFKNGAQYGKALSYFELMRKKRVKPDTITFNIIISCLVKMEQYDKAVETFYLMRRTNTIDCKPDTVTFSTIMHAYAACGQIANVQATFEMMIGEGIHANVVCYNILIGAYASLGLSENALETFNLLGKKGFRPDIVSYTSLLNAYGKSGQPHKAREVFDSMNSISLKQNIVTYNALINAYGTAGCWEEALKLLQLMECAGIQPNVVTICTLLAACGHCNQLEKTNSIISLAVSQGIQLNTNAYNTAIANFMNAGMYDRALCIHKNMKGKGIKPDAITFSILINGASKLKGHIEAKKHFDEMLDMEIGITVEACTAFIDAYVKQGLLNEAEMIFSKMKTFGCLPNVVTYTILIHAYGMLGMWEKAYSLFEEMEMNNIGVDNIVYSTLMSVLNKGGQHERVLYFAERMREKGVTFSEATYFEIVSACSKLRDWNTTNKIVKEMEPSLEKLSIGFLNHLLRTLGKCGKVEEMMKVSLLATNG
- the LOC131060739 gene encoding pentatricopeptide repeat-containing protein At2g41720 isoform X3; amino-acid sequence: MCTVIHHSNPILSLKELQGLAYPNGSSNKKQQKCLWSASLYSTNNNTVGDNKTNGRKKKKEWEESVKVVVVDYDQGKHETRSQVMGLGKEQVSKRYRNRLKEGLGQHDWTISQVVAEIMKLRPQEDVDHLLNHWAGRFHRKNFPILIEEICKMGELKHAVRVFNWMKNQRNYSARNDIYNMLIRLYARHNITDQARGLFFEMQKWRCKPDVETYNALISVHGRAGKWQWAMSIFDDMLRAAVPPSRSSYNNLINACGACGWWEEALKVCRRMTENGVGPDLVTHNIILSAFKNGAQYGKALSYFELMRKKRVKPDTITFNIIISCLVKMEQYDKAVETFYLMRRTNTIDCKPDTVTFSTIMHAYAACGQIANVQATFEMMIGEGIHANVVCYNILIGAYASLGLSENALETFNLLGKKGFRPDIVSYTSLLNAYGKSGQPHKAREVFDSMNSISLKQNIVTYNALINAYGTAGCWEEALKLLQLMECAGIQPNVVTICTLLAACGHCNQLEKTNSIISLAVSQGIQLNTNAYNTAIANFMNAGMYDRALCIHKNMKGKGIKPDAITFSILINGASKLKGHIEAKKHFDEMLDMEIGITVEACTAFIDAYVKQGLLNEAEMIFSKMKTFGCLPNVVTYTILIHAYGMLGMWEKAYSLFEEMEMNNIGVDNIVYSTLMSVLNKGGQHERVLYFAERMREKGVTFSEATYFEIVSACSKLRDWNTTNKIVKEMEPSLEKLSIGFLNHLLRTLGKCGKVEEMMKILSWLESSSIQPQVNMYKKVLKCLENEGNDEYIVLVQEKIEKMQNIELASVKAKDEAVLDRVGSTSTENNLDPIP
- the LOC131060739 gene encoding pentatricopeptide repeat-containing protein At2g41720 isoform X1, whose amino-acid sequence is MCTVIHHSNPILSLKELQGLAYPNGSSNKKQQKCLWSASLYSTNNNTVGDNKTNGRKKKKEWEESVKVVVVDYDQGKHETRSQVMGLGKEQVSKRYRNRLKEGLGQHDWTISQVVAEIMKLRPQEDVDHLLNHWAGRFHRKNFPILIEEICKMGELKHAVRVFNWMKNQRNYSARNDIYNMLIRLYARHNITDQARGLFFEMQKWRCKPDVETYNALISVHGRAGKWQWAMSIFDDMLRAAVPPSRSSYNNLINACGACGWWEEALKVCRRMTENGVGPDLVTHNIILSAFKNGAQYGKALSYFELMRKKRVKPDTITFNIIISCLVKMEQYDKAVETFYLMRRTNTIDCKPDTVTFSTIMHAYAACGQIANVQATFEMMIGEGIHANVVCYNILIGAYASLGLSENALETFNLLGKKGFRPDIVSYTSLLNAYGKSGQPHKAREVFDSMNSISLKQNIVTYNALINAYGTAGCWEEALKLLQLMECAGIQPNVVTICTLLAACGHCNQLEKTNSIISLAVSQGIQLNTNAYNTAIANFMNAGMYDRALCIHKNMKGKGIKPDAITFSILINGASKLKGHIEAKKHFDEMLDMEIGITVEACTAFIDAYVKQGLLNEAEMIFSKMKTFGCLPNVVTYTILIHAYGMLGMWEKAYSLFEEMEMNNIGVDNIVYSTLMSVLNKGGQHERVLYFAERMREKGVTFSEATYFEIVSACSKLRDWNTTNKIVKEMEPSLEKLSIGFLNHLLRTLGKCGKVEEMMKMFYKLEQAGIESTLETYNILLDSLSATGKCRKCMEILSWLESSSIQPQVNMYKKVLKCLENEGNDEYIVLVQEKIEKMQNIELASVKAKDEAVLDRVGSTSTENNLDPIP